The Couchioplanes caeruleus nucleotide sequence CCCACCGCGGGGCTGGCGAACGGCTGCACCAGCATCCGGATCGAGTCCGGCTCGAAGATGGTGTCGCCGTCGACCGTGACGATGAGGTCGTGCCGGGCCAGCGCGATGCCCGTGTTCAGGGCGTTGGCCTTGCCGCCGTTCGGGACCCGGATCACGCGCACGTTGGGCAGGTGGAGGCGTTCCACGATCGCGGCGGTGCCGTCGGTCGAGCCGTCGTCGACCACGACCACCTCGATGTCCGGGTAGTCGCCGCCGGCGAGCGAGCGGACGGCCGCCTCGATGCCCTCCTTCTCGTTGTAGGCGGGCACGATCACGGACACCGGCTCGGTGACCGGCGGCCCCCAGCTGAACGTCTTCCTGCGGCGCTGCCGGGCGTGCCGGGTCGCCAGCACCAGGAGGAGCACCGTACGCCCGATGGTGAGCAGGCCCACGACGAGGAAGAGGCCCGCGATCACCCAGACCAGGCCGTCGGCCAGGCGTACGGTCCACAGCAGTGCCGTGCCGCGCCAGCGGTCGGCGGCCTCCGCCTTCGGGTTGAGCGGGAGCAGCGGCAGCGCCTCGCCCGCGGCCGCCGCCTGTTGCTGCTCGATGGCCCGGTTCATGCCCCCGGTGACAGTGGTGAACGTGTATCCGCGGGCCTTCATCATGGGGATGAAGATCTTGAGCGCCGCGATCGTCTGGGCGCGGTCGCCGCCGGCGTCGTGGAAGAGGATCACCGCGCCGGTGTCGGCGGGCGGGGTGGCGTTCCGGATGATCTGCTCGACGCCGGGCCGCTGCCAGTCCTCGCTGTCCGTGTCGTTGACGACGACCAGGTAGCCGCGCTCGCCGGCCTCCTTGACGATCTTCCAGTTCACCTCGTCGATGGCCTGCGGCTTCGACGAGTACGGGAACCGTACGAGGTTCGTGCGCACGTTCGCGGCCCGCGCGATGGCGACCTGGGTCTGCGAGAGCTCCAACTGCCGCCGCCACGGCGCGAGGCGCTGCAGGTTCGGATGGGTGAACGTGTGCAGGCCCAGCTCGTTGCCGCGCTCGGTGATCCGGCGGGTCAGCTCGGGATGCCGGGCGACCGCGGAACCGACCACGAAGAACGTGCCGTGCGCGTCGTTCTCCTCGAGCACGTCGAGGATCTTCGGCGTCCACACCGGGTCCGGGCCGTCGTCGAACGTCAGCGCGATCGTCCGGGCGGGCAGCCGGCTGGAGCTCTCCTGGCCGCCGGTGGTGTTGACGATGGGGCCGCCGTCGAGGATCGCCCGGGGTACGCCCTCCTGGTCGCCGACCTCGGTCTCGACGTGGTCGCCGCGGAACTCGGCGTTGATGTACGCCTGCACGACGAGGACGCCCACGAAAAGGCTGATGAGCAGCACGCCGAGCATGACGCGGGGCTGGGGGAGCACCCGGCGCCGGGACCGGCTGCGGTTGCGGTTCCGGGGCGCTGTCACCGGCCGGCCCCGTCAGCGCTGCCGGTGTCGGGGGCGGGTTCGGCCGTCGTGCCGGTGGACTGGTCGGTGCCGGCGGCTTCGACGGCGGGCGGCTCGCCGGTGCTGCTGCCACCACCGGATCCGCTGCTGCTGGTTCCGCCGCTGCTGGTCCCGCCGCCGCTGCTGATGCCGGTGCCGCCGCTGCCCGCGGTCCCGCCTCCGGCCGACCCGCCTCCGCCGCTGCTCGCGCCGCCGGTGTTGTCATCGGGGGTGACCGGGGTGCCGCCGCCCGTGCCGCCCGTACCCGGCGGGACCGGGGGTGGGGTCGGGTCGTCGGTCGCCGGCGGCGTGGTCACCGGCGTGGTGGGGGTGACCGGCTTGGTGGTGCCCGACTCGACCGGGGGCGTCGTCGGGATGCCCGGCGCGACCGGCTTCTTCGTCGTGGGCTTCGGGGTCGGCGTCCATGCCGGGCGGGCCGCCGAGGTCGCCGGCCGCGTATGGACCTCCACGGCGTGGCCGGTGACGGGTGCGTTGCGGCGGGGCAGGACCTCCAGGACCGGGCGCCGGCTGGGCGTGGCCGAGACCGGTTCGGGCGTGGGGGTCGGCCGGGCGATGACCGCCTCGTCGTCGCCG carries:
- a CDS encoding bifunctional polysaccharide deacetylase/glycosyltransferase family 2 protein; this encodes MLGVLLISLFVGVLVVQAYINAEFRGDHVETEVGDQEGVPRAILDGGPIVNTTGGQESSSRLPARTIALTFDDGPDPVWTPKILDVLEENDAHGTFFVVGSAVARHPELTRRITERGNELGLHTFTHPNLQRLAPWRRQLELSQTQVAIARAANVRTNLVRFPYSSKPQAIDEVNWKIVKEAGERGYLVVVNDTDSEDWQRPGVEQIIRNATPPADTGAVILFHDAGGDRAQTIAALKIFIPMMKARGYTFTTVTGGMNRAIEQQQAAAAGEALPLLPLNPKAEAADRWRGTALLWTVRLADGLVWVIAGLFLVVGLLTIGRTVLLLVLATRHARQRRRKTFSWGPPVTEPVSVIVPAYNEKEGIEAAVRSLAGGDYPDIEVVVVDDGSTDGTAAIVERLHLPNVRVIRVPNGGKANALNTGIALARHDLIVTVDGDTIFEPDSIRMLVQPFASPAVGAVAGNVKVGNRDKMVATWQHIEYVIGFNLDRRLYEVLNCMPTVPGAIGAFRRTALAEVGGISDETLAEDTDVTMALCRAGWRVVYEERAKAWTEAPATLEQLYRQRYRWSYGTMQAMWKHRRALTDSGDSGRFGRVGLPFLALFGVALPMLAPVVDIMLLYGLVFWELSATATAWLAMLALQLFTAAVAFRFDREPMKPLLRLPLQQFAYRQLMYLVLIQSAMTAMTGGRLRWHKLHRAGLAGVKSVPVTDTPIVLPQQSVAPAVDTWPPSLDTVPAPTHPAAGRATARPAVPSQTQVMKAEDLPSAGSPPGGGTGPVYTRGA